cttggtgatgactagagaggtgactgctgggaatgggacattatacagtaacaccaggggatgtgtctgggtgatgactggagaggtgactgctgggaatagggcattatacagtaacacaaaggGATGTGTctcggtggtgactggagaggtgactactgggaatggggcattatacagtaacaccaggggatgtgtctgggtgatgactggagaggtgactgctgggaaggggacattggccctcattccgagttgatcggttgcaaggcgattttagcagagttacacacgctaagccgccgcctactgggagtgaatcttagcttcttaaaattgcgaccgatgtattcgcaatattgctattacaaactacttagcagtttcagagtagcttcacacttactcggcatctgcgatcagttcagtgcttgtcgttcctggtttgacgtcacaaacacacccagcgttcgcccagacactcctctgtttctccggccactcctgcgttttttccggaaacggtagcgttttaattcacacgcccctaaaacgccgtgtttccgcccagtaacacccatttcctgtcaatcacactacgttcgccggagcgaagaaaaagccgtgagtaaaaatactatcttcatagtaaaattacttggcgcagtcgcagtgcgaatattgcgcatgcgtactaagcggaatttcactgcgatgcgatgaaaaataccgagcgaacgactcagaatgagggcccttatacagtaacaccaggggatgtgtctgggtgatgactggagaggtgactgctgggaatggagcattatacagtaacaccaggggaagtgtcagagtgatgactggagagatgactgctgggaatggagcattatacagtaacaccaggggaagtgtcagggtgatgactggagagatgactgctgggaatggatcattatacagaaacaccaggggatgtgtctgggtgatgactggagaggtgactgctgggaatgggacattatacagtaacaccaggggatgtgtctgggtgatgactggagaggtgactgctcggaatggggcattatacagtaacaccaggggatgtgtctgggtgatgactggagaggtgactgctgggaatagggcattatacagtaacacaaaggGATGTGTctcggtggtgactggagaggtgactgctgggaaggggacattatacagtaacaccaggggatgtgtctgggtgatgactggagaggtgactgctgggaatggcgcattatacagtaacaccaggggaagtgtcagggtgatgactggagaggtgactgctcggaatggggcattatacagtaacaccaggggatgtgtctgggtgatgactggagaggtgactgctgggaatggggcattatacagtaacttcagggcagtggcggaacaagcaagcggtgggcccaggtgcgacaaaatgctttgggccccccccccccatccaagtccaccccgggggcagtgcgcgccgtaggcgcgcgcaaaaatacatagtggcgtggcttcgtggggaaggggtgtggccacaaaataataccaacacagtagtctccattattcaaattacgccgcacagtagcaccactacaccaggtagagacccttttacaccttacagcgaacagattcctctttttacacattacagcagacagcgtgccctttttacacataacggcagaccgcgtgcccttgttacacattacggcagacagcgtgccctttttacacattacggtagacagcgtgcccttgttacacattacggcagacagcgtgcccttgttacacattacggcaggcagattcctcctttttacacatagcagcaggcagattccccatttttacccatagcgtcaggcagccccccttttttacacattacggcaggcagattccccatttttacacatagcgtcgggcagattacccctttttacacataacggcagaccgcgtgcccttgttacacattacggcagacagcgtgccctttttacacattacggcagacagcgtgcccttgttacacattacggcagacagcgtccccatttttacacattacggcaggcagattcccctttttacacatagtggcaggcagtcccccctttttacacattgcggcaggtagtcccccctttttacacattgcggcaggcagtcccccctttttacacagtgcggcaggcagtcccccctttttacacattgcggcaggcagtcccccctttttacacattgcggcaggtagtcccccctttttacacattgcggcaggcagtcccccctttttacacattgcggcaggtagtcccccctttttacacattgcggcaggcagtcccccctttttacacagtgcggcaggcagtcccccctttttacacattgcggcaggtagtcccccctttttacacattgcggcaggtagtcccccctttttacacattgcggcaggcagtcccccctttttacacagtgcggcaggcagtcccccctttttacacattgcggcaggtagtcccccctttttacacattgcggcaggcaggcacaagaaagaaaaagaaagaaagaaagaaagaaagaaagaagaattatacttaccctcaggctcctcggtgcagctgcgtcagacgacgattcccgggcagtagagaatgaggaggagggagccggaggacggagccgcagcagcgctttgttactggtggaggcgctgctgctgctgcccctctgcttccctataggctgttctcggaagacagcctatagggaagcagaggagcagcagcagcagcgcctccaccagtaacaaagcgctgctgcggctccgtcctccggctccctcctccttcccccgtctgtaccgctgctcagctcctatctccgggcggctgtgcgctgcgggcagcggttgcctgcagcgcacagcggcatgtaatgagtcagtttgactcattacatgcttgggcccctggacagaggcgggccccagtgcagtgcactgcctgcactgccggtagttccgcctctgcatcagggggatgtgtctgggtgatgactggagaggtgactgctgggaatgggacattatacagtaacaccaggggatgtgtctgggtgatgactggagaggtgactgctgggattgggacattatacagtaacaccgggggatgtgtctgggtggtgactggagaggtgactgctgggaatgggatatatacaataacaccaggggatgtgtccgggtgatgactggagaggtgactgctgggaatggggcattatacagtaacgccaggggatgtgtctgggtgatgactggagaggtgactgctgggaatgggacattatacagtaacaccaggggatgtgtccgggtgatgactggagaggtgactgctgggaatggggcattatacagtaacgccaggggatgtgtccgggtgatgactggagaggtgactgctgggaatggggcattatacagtaacaccaggggacgtgtctgggtgatgactggagaggtgactgctgggaatgggatatatacaataacaccaggggatgtgtccgggtgatgactggagaggtgactgctgggaatgggacattatacagtaacaccaggggatgtgtctgggtgatgactggagaagtgactgctgggaatggggcattatacagtaacacaagggggatttgtctgggtgaggactgaagaggtgactgtcgagaataggacattatacagtaacaccaggggacgtgttctataaggtgtcaggatgtcactgtctatgtatccatgcaggagtgggagtatatagaggaacacaggggtctgtacaaggacgtgatgatggagaatcaccggcccctcacatcactgggtaagaggagactgtcgggtattgtacaggggagagcaggtatgggggcaccctatatacacacataatctagtaatcacatttctctgacgtcctaagtggatgctgggactccgtaaggaccatggggaatagcggctccgcaggagactgggcacaactaaagaaagctttaggactacctggtgtgcactggctcctccctctatgaccctcctccagacctcagttagaatcttgtgcccggctgagctggatgcacactaggggctctcctgagctcctagaaaaagaaagtatatttaggttttttattttcagtgagatctgctggcaacagactcactgctacgagggggactaaggggagaagaagcgaacctacctgcttgcagctagcttgggcttcttaggctactggacaccattagctccagaggtatcgaacacagggcccgacctcgatcgtccggtcccggagccgcgccgccgtcccccttacagagccagaagcaagaagacggtcctggaaatcggcggcagaagacttcgctcttcaccaaggtagcgcacagcactgcattgctcctcatgcacacctcacactccggtcactgatgggtgcagggcgctgggggggaaggggcgccctgagcagcaatattaaacaccttgctggcaaatctacacaatatatagttatacaggctatatatgtgtaaaatacccctgccagagatccataaaaaagcgggagaagtccaccgaaaaaggggtggggctatctccctcagcacactggcgccattttctcttcacagtgcagctggaagacagctccccaggatctcccctgtagttttcaggctcaaagggttaaaaagagagggtggtcactaaatttaggcgcaatattgtgtatacaagcagctattgggaaaaatcactcagttatggtgttaatccctgcattatatagcgctctggtgtgtgctggcatactctctctctgtctccccaaaggactttgtggggtcctgtcctcagtcagagcattccccgtgtgtgtgcggtgtgtcggtacggctgtgtcgacatgtttgaggaggaaggttatgtggaggcggagcagatgccgataaatgtgatgtcgccccctgtggggccgacaccagagtggatggataggtggaaggtattaaccgaaagtgtcaactccttacttaaaaggctggatgacgtaacagctgtgggacagccggcttctcagcccgcgcctgcctaggcatctcaaaggtcatcaggggctcaaaaacgcccgctacctcagatggcagacacatatgtcgacacggagtctgaatccagtgtcggcgaggttgagacatatacacaatccactagaaacatccgtagcatgatctcggcaatgaaaaatgtgttacacatttctgacattaacccaagtaccactaaaaaggggttttatgtttggggagaaaaagcagccagtgttttgttcccccatcagatgagtgaatgaagtgtgtgaagaagcgtgggttcccccgataagaaactggtaatttctaaaaagttactgatggcgtaccctttcccgccagaggataggtcacgttgggagatatcccttagggtggataaggcgctcacacgtttgtcaaaaaaggtagcactgccgtgTTAggaaacggccactttgaaggagcctgctgataaaaagcaggaggctatcctgaagtctgtatttacacactcaggtactatactgagacctaaaattgcctcagcatggatagtgctgctgcagcgtggtctgttaccctgtcagattgttaactcgacagggatactatttggctaaccatagagcatgttaaagacgtcgtcttatatatgagggatgcacagggggatatttgccggctggcatccagaattaaggcaatgtccattctgccaggagggtattagggacccggcagtggacaggtgatgctgattttaaaaggcacatggagattctgccttataagggtgaggaattgtttggggaaggtctctgggacctcgtatccgcagcaacagctgggaagaaaaaaatttacctcaggtttcctcacaacctaagaaagcaccgtattatcaggtacagtcctttcggcttcagaaaagcaagcgggccaaaggcgcttcctttctgcacagagacaagggaagagggaaaaagctgcaccagacagccagttcccaggatcaaaaatcttcccccgcttcctctaagtccaccgcatgatgctggggctccacgggtggagccaggtgcggtgggggcacgtctcgggagcttcagcgaccagtgggctcgctcacaggtggatccctgggttctgcaagtagtatcacagggatacaagctggagttcgaggcgaatccccctcgccgttacctcaaatcagccttgcctgctgccctcgagggggggtagtactggtggcaattcacaagctgtatttccagcaggtgataatcaaggtacccctccttcaacaaggccggggttactattccacaaggtttgtggtaccgaaaccagacggttcggtgaaacccattctaaaaattagaatccttgaacacttatatacgaagattcaaattcaaaatggaatcgctcagggcggttattgcatgcCTGGACGAAgggaattacatggtatcactggacatcaaggatgcttacctgcatgtccccatttaccctcctcaccaggagtacctcaaaattgtggtacaggactgtcattaccaattccagacgttgccgttggtctgtccccggcacgagggtatttaccaaggtaatggccgaattaatgataatccttcgaaaaaagggagttataattatcccgtacttggacgatctccttataaaggcgaggtccagggagcagttgttggtcggagtagcactatctcgtgaagtgctacaacagcacggctggattcggaatattccaaagtcacagctggttcctacgacgcgtctactgttcctgggtatggttctggacacagaacaggaaaaagtgtttctcccggaggagaaggccaaggagttgtcatctctagtcagagacctcctaaaacaaatacaggtgtcggtgcatcaatgcacgcgagtcctgggaaggatggtaacttcttacgaagaaattccattcggcaggttccatgcaaggatcttcctacacaaatattctggaactaagggccattcacaatgccctaagtcaggctagaccctgcttcaacaccagtcggtactgatccagttagacaacatcacggcggtcgcccatgtaaacctacaggacggcacaggaagcaggatggcgatggcagaagccacaaggattttccgatgggcggaaaatcatgtgttagcactgtcagcagtgtgcattcccggagtggacaactgggaagcagactttctcagcaggcatgacctccacccgggagagtggggacttcatccagaagtcttccaaaggattgtacaccattgggaaaggccacaggtggacatgatggcgtcccgcctcaacaaaaagctaaaaagatattccgccaggtcaagggaccctcaggcgatagctgtggacactctggtaacactgtgggtgtaccagtcggtgtatgtgttccctcctctgcctctcatacccaagctactgagaataataagaaggagaggagtaagaactatactcgaggttccggattggccaagaagagcttggtacccagaacttcaagaaatgcattCAGAGgactcattggggtatatgcaattgcggtcaaatttcagaaaaagtcgaattccggaacgttttcgcctcaaaaaatcaattcgcctatgcagtacagtactttttcgcaaaaaaacggacattcaaaattcgacttttgtcaattcgacttttttcgcattcgacttttctgcaatggtacagatgctgcaattcgccccaagcatattcaattcaagtttggaaattcgcctgcagtgcttttcgaccgcaaattcgcctatttcagtccgcctcagttgactggcgggttctcaaaaaaattttttagaacatAATTTTTTGGGATATTTGAGGATTGatagtagcatatctatttatatttgaaaggattatctacttggtttgtctttttttgcttcacaagtattatttaattgattttttaaaggaatatttttttcttcaatctcctgagggaaatttacccatgattccacagttttacccaggatacacttctgcaaagcccctcctatctcctcactcctgggtttgagactacagggagaaggagccattttacagtcagctctgtggaatcgtttttttaggaaaatccctgcgttttaaaacacattcctatttttgtactgactacaatgatggagcctttttctgaccagattgtgttgttcatgctggctgcaagcatgatggaggaagaaagtgctgatgaacatcaggatccaggtcagcaaatgtctgcattgggtgagccagtattgcgggtttcatttccacgtccacgccagtatcgcactaggcgtgaactggaggatctcagcgagttcgaggtgatacaaaattatcgcttatcgactcgcgacatatattcgctgtacgctctgttggcggccgacttggaacctcgggcacggtcaaatcgtgcaatcagcggttttcagaaactgctggggacgttacattttttggcgtcaggcacattccagcctacactgtctcaaacatgcggtttttctcagtcgacactgtcgcgctgtataacccaagtcattagggctttccgcaaattgacgatccagtacatcacatttccagagacggacagcgaatgtcgtgagatcaaattaggctttttcaacaaatacaaatttcccaatgtgctgggcgcgattgactgtacccacgtgcagatcagaccgccacggaattcagaggaatgttttcggaaccgaaaacagttccattccctgaacgtgcaggcggtctgtgatgtcaacatgagatttttgaacatttttgtgggatttcctggatcatctcacgactccttcatcctaagccagtcatcgctgtttgacaagttcgaaacaggaaacatgcctggtggctggctgttaggtatgtattttcatttttttattattttattattattttttttattattttttacaagtacctaacattttttttatattttctataggcgatgcgggttatccaaacaaaccgtggctgttgaccccattgtctaatcctgttggtagagcagaaaaacgttaccaagagaaacacattgcatcgaggggaataattgagcgtgccttcggtgtacttaaaagccggtttcgatgtttagacacttccggcggtgctcttttgtactcaccgtcgaaggtttgcggcatggtaaatgcatgttgtattttacacaacatatgtgtcgcaaaccgtttgccggtgactcttcgtcgtagTGCTTTCCTacgcgggaaccggtcttctgctctaccggtgggtatgggcgaaggagaggattcccggcggacagtgatacaaaatttttttgcagttacctgtgagtatactgacaacatttgtattatcgtgtaaactgacattggattttttttaaaaaaacctcttcatttatctattacagagttttacatcctgttgatgtgTATCCCCAGGCCGTGTTTATACAGTTTGTTCCCCCCTGTTTTATCCTGTTTGGTTACCGCAAATATTtgacccttttatccaactctaccatgggcgacctaatggtgatgtggacctgaccctccgccatgtagcagacaaccccctcaggtgagatggattgcccagaactccctttgtccaaaatcaccccggcatgtccaaagtgcagcactccggcatttgcaagactgcacatccaaacattccctcctgatacaccaatgctggtcagggaatgtttggatgtgtagtgacgcaagtgccggagggttgcatttggacccactgttccccgcttgtgttgtgtggactgtatgtacctcttctttccagtcccagggtgacactattacccacatctggaagctcatactgttctcttccacaggtcctgcggtgtatcttcccaagtggcgtggatgtgaggagacacgccatttcacccgatgttccatgggcgacctaatggtgatgtggacctgaccctccgccatgtagcagacaaccacctcaggtgagatgcattgaccaacaagactcccttgtccaaaatcaccccgaaatgtccaaagtgcagcactccggcatttgcaagactgcacatccaaacattccctcctgatacaccaatgctggtcagggaatgtttggatgtgtagtgatgcaagtgcaggagggttgcatttgggccgctgcaacccgcttgtgttgtgtggactgttgtatgtacctctttttccagccccagggtgacactatcacccatatctggaagctcaaactgttctcttccacaggtcctgcgatgtatcttcccaagtggcgtggatgtgaagagacacgccatttcacccgatgttccatgggcgacctactggtgatgtggacctgaacctccgccatgtagcagacaaccccctcaggtgagatggattgcccagaactccctttgtccaaaatcaccccggcatgtccaaagtgcagccctccggcacttgcgtcactacacatccaaacattccctgaaacaccaatgctggtcagggaatgtttggatgtgtagtgacgcaagtgccagagggttgcatttggacccactgttccccgcttgtgttgtgtggactgtatgtacctcttctttccagtcccagggtgacactattacccacatctggaagctcatactgttctcttccacaggtcctgcggtgtatcttcccaagtggcgtggatgtgaggagacacgccatttcacccgatgttccatgggcgacctaatggtgatgtggacctgaccctccgccatgtagcagacaaccacctcaggtgagatgcattgaccaacaagactcccttgtccaaaatcaccccgaaatgtccaaagtgcagcactccggcatttgcaagactgcacatccaaacattccctcctgatacaccaatgctggtcagggaatgtttggatgtgtagtgatgcaagtgcaggagggttgcatttgggccgctgcaacccgcttgtgttgtgtggactgttgtatgtacctctttttcccagtcccagggtgaccctatcacccatatctggaagctcaaactgttctcttccacaggtcctgcggtgtatcttcccaagtggcgtggatgtgaggagacacgacatttcacccgatgttccatgggcgacctaatggtgatgtggacctgaccctccgccatgtagcagacaaccacctcaggtgagatgcattgaccaacaagactcccttgtccaaaatcactccgaaatgtccaaagtgcagcactccggcatttgcaagactgcacatccaaacattccctcctgatacaccaatgctggtcagggaatgtttggatgtgtagtgatgcaagtgcaggagggttgcatttgggccgctgcaacccgcttgtgttgtgtggactgttgtatgtacctctttttccagccccagggtgacactatcacccatatctggaagctcaaactgttctcttccacaggtcctgcgatgtatcttcccaagtggcgtggatgtgaagagacacgccatttcacccgatgttccatgggcgacctactggtgatgtggacctgaacctccgccatgtagcagacaaccccctcaggtgagatggattgcccagaactccctttgtccaaaatcaccccggcatgtccaaagtgcagccctccggcacttgcgtcactacacatccaaacattccctgaaacaccaatgctggtcagggaatgtttggatgtgtagtgacgcaagtgccggagggttgcatttggacccactgttccccgcttgtgttgtgtggactgtatgtacctcttctttccagtcccagggtgacactattacccacatctggtagctcatactgttctcttccacaggtcttccggtgtatccttcctaagtggCGTGGATTTGAAGAGACAGTTCCCCGGGCAATCTACTTACGTACAATTCtactgcattacaaattttaataaaaaccacaggaaacttctatttttaaaagtttattgaagaaaaattttttttaataaagtttgaaagttaattaaaacaaaaaagtagtttgttcttctttacattcttttcttgtgtatatagatatctgtggggaaaagaaaaaaagtatattaaagtaaagacacactaaattcatgttcatttcttttcaatgaaaatttggggaacaacacagcccagcatgacccattgctggacggtgttgttctacaaaggcatgcggttcaaagtgaaagagtggcgtcagtggtcagcactttgacacgctaacatttgtggaacaacacagcccagcatgacccattgctggacggtgttgttctacaaaggcatgcggttc
The sequence above is drawn from the Pseudophryne corroboree isolate aPseCor3 unplaced genomic scaffold, aPseCor3.hap2 scaffold_1570, whole genome shotgun sequence genome and encodes:
- the LOC135000760 gene encoding putative nuclease HARBI1, translated to MMEPFSDQIVLFMLAASMMEEESADEHQDPGQQMSALGEPVLRVSFPRPRQYRTRRELEDLSEFEVIQNYRLSTRDIYSLYALLAADLEPRARSNRAISGFQKLLGTLHFLASGTFQPTLSQTCGFSQSTLSRCITQVIRAFRKLTIQYITFPETDSECREIKLGFFNKYKFPNVLGAIDCTHVQIRPPRNSEECFRNRKQFHSLNVQAVCDVNMRFLNIFVGFPGSSHDSFILSQSSLFDKFETGNMPGGWLLGDAGYPNKPWLLTPLSNPVGRAEKRYQEKHIASRGIIERAFGVLKSRFRCLDTSGGALLYSPSKVCGMVNACCILHNICVANRLPVTLRRSAFLRGNRSSALPVGMGEGEDSRRTVIQNFFAVT